The window AGCTACTTCAGCCAGAGTTGCGAAATTAGAGGATAGTGGAGTTATTGAGGGATATACCATTAAAGTTAATCAAGTCAAATTGGGATTTTATATACATGCTTTTCTAACTATCATTACACAGAGCACTAACCATCAGCTATATTTATCATTCATCAAAACGCAGGAACAATACCTTGTACGTAACTATAAAATCAGTGGAGATGGTTGTTACCTTCTTGAGTGTAAATTTCCATCCAATGAATTAATGAATAATTTTTTGGAAGGGTTAAACGAGCATGCAAATTATAAATTATCCATTGTTATTAACAAATAGAGAATGCACTTAAAACAAACGTGTGCTTTATTGAAATAAGATAATACAAAAAAGACTTAGGGTTGAAAATAACTCTAAGTCTTTTTTCCTGTGAAAGATACTGTTATTTTTGTTGTGATATTGATGTTATTTGCCGTGTGATTAGGGCTGTGATTTAACGTTTTGTACCCCGCGAGTAAATCCGTTATGAAGTGAATTGCCTCAGTTATTTAAAGATTTTTCAAAGATAATTTCAAAAAAAGAAGAATAACCGTTTCCTGAAGTAACCGGCGCAAATAATTGAACGAATCTCCATCCATCTTTTGCATGGCTGGCAATAATCTCATGGTAATTCTCTTTCGGTGCATTGTTCCATCTGCTAAGTTTAACCTTAACAAATTTATATTCGTACATGTTTCAAACCTCCCAAACAATTAATCTGTCGCTGCTTTCTTAAGTAAGCACGTATTGAATAACAAAATTGCTGAAAAACAGAATGGCAATAAAATATAGCACCGGATGAACTTCCTTCCCTTTCCCCAACAAAAGCTTCAACAGCGGGTATAGAACAAAGCCAATTGCCATACCATCTGCAATGCTATAGGTTAATGGGATTAACACAATAATTAATAGTGCCGGAAAGCTCTCTGATAAGTCTTCCATAGAAATATGAACGATGTTTTGCAACATAATGACGCCTATTAAAATCAGGATGGGCGAAACTGCGCTTGATGGAACAATTTTAATAATTGGGATGAACAAGACCGAGACAAGAAACAATAGTCCGGTCACTATGGAAGTTAACCCTGTTCTTCCGCCGGCTGTTATTCCAGCTGCTGATTCTACTGATGCAACAGTGGGACTTGTACCAAATATTCCGGAAGCTAAAACCGAAATACCTGTTGCCTGCAGTGCTTTTTTACTGCCTTGAGAGCGGTTCAACATCTTGGTGTGTCCATGGATTAAACCGATATTTTCAAACACAACCACCATGGCAAGAGATAGTGAAGTTAGCCAGAAGACGATATTCCCTGCTTGTGCCCACGATAGTTGCCCGAACACGCCAAAATATGCTTCAAAAGATGGCATTGTAAGGGAAATCCCTTCGAGGTCGGTTCGTCCCATCCAAATTGCTAACACCGATGTAATTACAATACTTAAAAGTAGGTTCCCTGGTACATTTTTGATGAATAATAGAACCGTGATGATCAAACCAATAATTGTGGAAATTGCTGTTGGACTGCTTAAATCTCCAATTGCGAGCAGGGTGTGCTCGGAACTCGTAATAATACCAGCATTGTCAAACCCAATTAATATCAGTAACATTCCGATACCGATGTTTATGGCTTCCTTTAAGGAAGTAGGAATCGAGGTTGTTATAACTTTCGCTATCGGTGTAAAAGCAATGACCACGAAGATCAGCCCTGTCACGAAAACCATCGCCAATGCTTCCTGCCAAGTAAATCCCCCTGATTGAACGATTGTATAAGTGAACATCGCATTGAGCCCCATACCGGGAATCAGAAGAATAGGGGTGTTACTCCAAAAACCAATAATTAAACACCCGAAGAAACTAGTTAATATTGTCGCAATGATTCCTGCCTCCAGCGGAATACCCGCTTCAGCCAATATCGTTGCATTGACAATAATAATGTAGACTACGGTTATATATGAAATAAAACCAGCAGAAAATTCTTTTGAAAGTGTCGTACCATGTTGCTGTAATTTAAATAGATGTTCCATGTTTATCTCCTTTAATTGTCTAGCTCCAGCGCCTATCGCCTAGCGAACTTCAGGCCTCCTCCCTACGATAAGTCATCATCGAATCGCTATCGCTCTTCGTGATTCCTTTATCTCAGTCGAAGCCCCTCCAGTTTGTACGGCGATGACCAAGGCGCTTGCGCTTTTCTTGTTTTCCGTTCGTTATCGTAACATGGACATCTCTATATGAAAAATATATAATTTATATGAAAACCATATATTTTTTAAATGAAGGAAGATAACGATGGACATTAAACAATTACGGTATTTCATAGCGATAGCTGAGGAAAAGAATATAACAGCCGCTGCAAATCGGCTTCACATGTCTCAGCCGCCTCTTAGCATAGTGTTGAAGCAATTAGAGGATGAACTCGGTGTAAAATTGATTGAGAGAAATGGAAAGAGTATGGAGTTAACCGATAAGGGACATATACTCTATCAACGCGCCCGGCAAGTAGTGAATAGTTTTGAAGAAATTAAAAATGAAATAGAGGATACAGAAGAGGGGAAAAAGGGCGCGCTAAACATAGGAATTAATACACTATCGGTATCAGGATTTCCGGAAATGCTTCAATCCTTTCACCAAAATTATCCCCTTGTGTTGATAAAAATTGTTCAAAATGATTCTATTTATTTAGCTGAAATGGTTAAAAAGCGGGCAATCGAAATCGCTTTTGTCCGTCTTCCACTGGAACATCAAGATTTGACTTATCATCCTCTTATTAATGAACCTTTCATTTTCGTGAGCAAAAATGAGCTAGAAACTATATCCTTGGAAGAAGTTTCACGCATGCCGCTTATTATTCCTAGTACAGAGGGCTTGGGGATCTATAATACGATTCTTGAGGCGTTTGCCAGGCAAAAGCTTCAGCTTACAAAGATTGCTGAATGCTCTGATATGCATGTATTAATGGAATTGGTTCGGGCTGGAATGGGGGTAACGATTGTGCCAAAGTCTGTTTTTGATGTGTACGGGGGAAAAACACTTTACGGGGCACCAATAACCAATGGCAATATGAACTCTTCTTTAGGAGTCATTTGGCTTGAACATCATTTTGTCTCTACACCTGCCAAAAATTTCGTGAAACTGGTAGGGGAATATTATAAACATTTATCACAATAGATAATGAAGATTGGCAACTACAAAAAAAGTTCGTGTAAATTTGTTCCAAAGATAAAGAGTCATTTATAATACTAATAAAGCCAGTTTCCTAAGGAGTTCTAGATATGGAACAAATCACAACTAAGGTTTTATTAATTGCTGCATTTTTAATGGTCGTAACGACGATAGAAACATTAGCGTATTCTACGAGAATATCAGGGGCAAGGGTAAAGTTAATTGCCACTGCCTTGTCTTTATTCAGTTCGTTAGTCATCATTTCAAGATTTTCAACAACGATACAGCAGCCCTTGACAGCTAAACTTATTGCCGAGGCTCCTAAGGCAAATAAGCTTCAATTCATTGAAGAACAATACCGAATTTTAATCGGTGTTACATCGATAGGTGTTTTACTTGGAATCATTTTGTTCCCCACATTTATAAATATTTTTTCAAGAGCAATTGTTCAGCTATCTAAAGAGCGTGGCTCATTAGTTTCACTATTAGTTAAACAATTTAATATTTCAGGTTTTAAAAAAGTCATTAAATGTGTAAGGATACCAAGATGGTCATATCTAGAAGGAATTACTTTAAAGACCATTCCAAAGCGTCTTTTTATTATTAATGTTATTATTTCTGCAGTGTTTACTACCGGTGTTCTTTCCTCGATATATGCTTCAATGTTGGTGCCTAGGGATTTTTCCCAGGCTGCTATGATGTCCTCTGGAATCATTAATGGAATTGCTACTATTCTACTGACCATATTTGTAGATCCAAAAGCCTCCGTATTGGCTGACAGGGTAGTTAATAACCAAAGTCAGTATATCTACCTAAAAAGTTACTCTTTAACAATGGTTAGCTCCAAATTTGTGGGAACCATTGCCGCCCAGCTGCTATTTTTACCTGCTGCATACTATGTCGCCTGGTTCGCTAAGTGGATTTAAGTAAACATCAAATGTGTTTTGAAAATTGGTAGGGGGAGAGGTATGTCTAAAGTGGTTGATACTTTTAAAAATATGTTTTTAGACTTATTTTCTATGGGGAAAGGCTTTGTTTATGGATTCATAATGGTTGGATTGTTTATTGGTGGCTGCACTGCTTTAATATATGGTTTTCTGTTTTTGAAAAACTTAATCTCCTAACAGAAAGTAAGAAAAGCTCTACTTGTACAAACAAAAAAGGTATTTGGCCCCACCTACGCCAAATACCGTGATAGCCACGCATGCTATCCGCCTATATATGATTTCTTGCAAGATCGATCGATTATAATCATACGTTACTAAATATACCCCGGATATGAAAAAGGAAAACCTTTTTACTAAATGAAGAGGTTCCGTGGGTGAATATTGCCTAGTTTACAAACTTTCCATAATCAGGCTTGGCGATTTCGTCAAAATTTCCAACCAGTTTATCTAAACTCTTTGTTAGTAATTCTCCAGACATAGGTAAGCCGTGTCCAGTAACAGCCACAGCTGGTTTTAGTTGCGCTAGCTTAATGACCGATGCCTTTGCGGCCTTCCAATCTGTGGTCAGATACCTTGGTGGTCCACTGATTTCCTGTTCCTGTGTTAAAACCTTATATAGATATTCTTGTTTTACAGTAACAAATGCATCACCTGCTAGTAAGGTCCTGTCATTTTCCCTAAACAAGGAAACATGGCCTGGGGAATGCCCAGGAGTGTGGACCCACTTGAATCCGGTCATACGAGGTACACTCCCGTCAGACGGAAGAGTCTGGATATTTTCCCCTAAGTTGATAGGCTCATTAGGAAACATCGGAGACATTTTGGCTACCATCCCGCCTTCTACCGTAGGATCGGGGTCCGGGTAACTCATTTTTCCAGTAAGGAAAGGCAGCTCTAACTCATGTGCGTAGACAGGAACATCCCACTTCTTGACTAAGTCGATAACGCTCCCTACATGGTCAAAATGGCCATGTGTTAAAATAATTGCTTTAGGACGGGCATTTTCGCCAAAACGTTCTTCAATTACGGAAATGATCTCATTGGCTGCTTCCGGCATTCCTGTATCCACTAAAACAAAATCCTTTGTCCCCGGGCTTCCAACTAAGCATAAATTCACAATTTGATTTGTATAGCAAAATAGATCAGGCAGAACTTCAACCCCTAGTCCACTTGCTACAGAAGTCGTGGGAATATACTTATAATCCTCACCATAAGATATATCTTTATCCATGCTTATACCTCCTTAATAACTTCCAACAAGGCTATATTGCACCAATAGTGATATTCATATACTGCTTAATCTTCATTGAGTGCCGGGCTGACCAGGGCTCTGAAAATCATTCGATTGTTGTCTTTAAGTATCTAAATTGATTATCGTTTGGCTCACATCGAAATCATTAAAAAAGACAAAAACCCCCATTTCTATGAGAGTTTTTGTCTTTTTAAAGGTGCTTTTTTAGTGGCCTCTAAAGAACGAGGACCGATGGATATTGAGTAAGTCTTTACCTAGAGGATTCACTTTAAAATTCCTTAGTATTTACCGAATTCATCATCACTTAATACGATTTGTTGGCGGGATGCTGCCGCTTGTGAGTAAGAGCTTGTTAATTGTTCCTGTGCCAGTTTTTCAAGTACATTCTGGTCAAGATTTAAGCTGCTTAAAGAAGGAGAGTCTTTCAGCTTAAACTGGCTTACCTTATGTTTCAGGGTCTCTGCCTGCCCGGATAGTTCCTCGCTCGCCGCAGCACTTTGTTCCGAGGTTGCGGAGTTGGCTTGGACTACTTGTGAAACTTGGACGATTCCCTGATTAATTTGGCTGATGGCAACTGATTGTTCATTCGATGCAAAAGAGATACCATTGATAAGCTCTGCTACCTTGGCTACATCCTCAACGATCTTAGTAAGGGACGCTGCCGTTTCGTTGGCGATCTTAGTGCCGCCTTCTACCTTGCGGATTGATCCTTCAATCATTTCAGTCGTTTCTTTGGCAGCATTAGCCGATCTCGCTGCCAAGTTGCGTACCTCCTCGGCCACAACTGCAAAACCTTTACCATGTTGTCCTGCCCGTGCCGCTTCGACTGCTGCATTTAAGGCAAGGATATTTGTTTGAAAAGCAATCTCATCGATTACTTTGATTATCTTTGAAATGCTTTCGGAGGATACGTTAATATCGTCCATTGCTTTTAGCATATCGGTCATTTGGGAATTTCCTTCTTCAGCTCGCTTCATGGCTTCCTTAGCCAACAGGTTAGCATTATTCGAACTATCGGCGTTCTGTTTTGTTTGTGTGGAAATTTCCTCCACAGTAACAGACAATTGTTCAATTGAACTCGCTTGCTCTGTAGCACCTTGAGATAACGTTATGCTAGTCTCTGATATCTGTTTTGCACCAGAAGCAACCTGCTCAGATGCAGATCGAACTTCATGGATCAGCTCATTCAATTTGTCATTCATTATACGAAGAGCGCTGGCAAGGGCACCAATTTCATCCTTGGTGTCAATGTCTATAGTAATATCCAGATTACCAGCTGCTATTTGTTCGGCGGCATGAACCATTTTTATTACTGGTTTTTTAACTAGCATAGACATAAAATAACCCAGTAACATAGCAACAATTACAGTACCAATTACGGTAAAAATAAGAGTGGTGACGGTTTGGTTTGTCTGTTTTTCTATTAGATTTGCTTTCTTCTGGCCATTTTCTTTGGATTGTTTAAATAATTCATCAATATTCTTGTCAATTTCGTTTGCAAGTGGAACTCCTTCAGCAGAATTGATTACTTTCGCTTCCGCAACCTTGCCTCCCATTCCAAGGGCAATTAACTTTGGATACCACGCATTATAATTATCGATTGCAACAAGAAGTGCATCATATGTTTGACGCGTTTCCTCATTATCTATTGATTTCCCATACTCTTTAGCGCTTTGCTCGATGGAAACCATCAATTCATCCAATCTAGCCTTATTTGCTTCCCTAGCTTCTTGGTTATCTGCCAATAACAATGCCCGCGCTGTTGCCCGAAAATCATTCCAATCAATACCGACGTTTGCGATATCAGCCGTGGCAACACCATAATCCTTATACAACTCTGTATAGTCGTTATTAATCAATTTCATATTGAAAATAGCAATTGAGCCGACAACTCCTGTGAAAAGCGAAACGATCATAAAAGCCAAGAGTAACTTGCGGCCAATCTTCATATTGTGAATCCATTTCATGTTTATTTCCCCCTGGTGTTTTCTTGTATTGTTTTAACTTTATTAATGTACGATGTCATCTATTGCATCTTTATTCAGCAGCATCTCACAGTTCAGCAATAAAGTTGCTTCAGTCCCAACCTTGCCAATTGCGTTTACATATTTATTCGGATCATGGCTAAAGTCAGGTGGTGTTACGATGTTTTCCGGCTCAATAGTCAAAACCTCTGATACACTGTCAACTATTAGCCCCACCGAATAGTCCTGTACTTCAATGACAATAATGCACGTCTGGTCATTATACTCTTTGAATTCCTTTTTGAACCGCAGGCGTACATCCGTAACCGGTATAATTTTGCCGCGAAGGTTAAGGATGCCGCGGATATAATCCGGTACCTCGGGAATCTCTGTTATCTTCTGAATTCCGATAATCTCCCTAACATACTTAATATCAAGACCGAAATTTTCATTTCCCAACATGAACGTTAAATACATTCCTGCTTGGGTATCTTCGTCTTGCAGGATTTCTGACATTGTTATCCTCCGTTTCGTGGTGGGGTTCCTCATTGCTGAGTTACAAAAAAAACTAGTTTATTGACCCTTTTAATATCGGTAAATTCATACGAAAGTTTATAAGAATTGGGGATAAGAAAAATGTTGATTTTAGTGGTAGCAGGTTAAGAGGGGTGGATGACGAGTTTTAAATCCCAGTTATTCCTTAATCTAAGAAAAATAAAAAACGCCCAGGGTTCTAGGCGTTTTTTGCTTTATATTTGGAATTACTCATCACAAAGTTTTATATCTTTACAACTTCTAAATAGCGAAGCTGATGGCCATCCATTTCGAGAATTTTGAATTTGAATCCTTCTGCTTCGATTTCAGTTATGCTATCCGCATCGGTGGTTTGAGACAGGAACCAGCCGCCAATGGAATCTACATCTTCATGAGCAAGGTCTGTTAATAACAGCTT is drawn from Bacillus sp. FJAT-18017 and contains these coding sequences:
- a CDS encoding MBL fold metallo-hydrolase, which translates into the protein MDKDISYGEDYKYIPTTSVASGLGVEVLPDLFCYTNQIVNLCLVGSPGTKDFVLVDTGMPEAANEIISVIEERFGENARPKAIILTHGHFDHVGSVIDLVKKWDVPVYAHELELPFLTGKMSYPDPDPTVEGGMVAKMSPMFPNEPINLGENIQTLPSDGSVPRMTGFKWVHTPGHSPGHVSLFRENDRTLLAGDAFVTVKQEYLYKVLTQEQEISGPPRYLTTDWKAAKASVIKLAQLKPAVAVTGHGLPMSGELLTKSLDKLVGNFDEIAKPDYGKFVN
- a CDS encoding NCS2 family permease gives rise to the protein MEHLFKLQQHGTTLSKEFSAGFISYITVVYIIIVNATILAEAGIPLEAGIIATILTSFFGCLIIGFWSNTPILLIPGMGLNAMFTYTIVQSGGFTWQEALAMVFVTGLIFVVIAFTPIAKVITTSIPTSLKEAINIGIGMLLILIGFDNAGIITSSEHTLLAIGDLSSPTAISTIIGLIITVLLFIKNVPGNLLLSIVITSVLAIWMGRTDLEGISLTMPSFEAYFGVFGQLSWAQAGNIVFWLTSLSLAMVVVFENIGLIHGHTKMLNRSQGSKKALQATGISVLASGIFGTSPTVASVESAAGITAGGRTGLTSIVTGLLFLVSVLFIPIIKIVPSSAVSPILILIGVIMLQNIVHISMEDLSESFPALLIIVLIPLTYSIADGMAIGFVLYPLLKLLLGKGKEVHPVLYFIAILFFSNFVIQYVLT
- a CDS encoding lipid II flippase Amj family protein, coding for MEQITTKVLLIAAFLMVVTTIETLAYSTRISGARVKLIATALSLFSSLVIISRFSTTIQQPLTAKLIAEAPKANKLQFIEEQYRILIGVTSIGVLLGIILFPTFINIFSRAIVQLSKERGSLVSLLVKQFNISGFKKVIKCVRIPRWSYLEGITLKTIPKRLFIINVIISAVFTTGVLSSIYASMLVPRDFSQAAMMSSGIINGIATILLTIFVDPKASVLADRVVNNQSQYIYLKSYSLTMVSSKFVGTIAAQLLFLPAAYYVAWFAKWI
- a CDS encoding LysR family transcriptional regulator, giving the protein MDIKQLRYFIAIAEEKNITAAANRLHMSQPPLSIVLKQLEDELGVKLIERNGKSMELTDKGHILYQRARQVVNSFEEIKNEIEDTEEGKKGALNIGINTLSVSGFPEMLQSFHQNYPLVLIKIVQNDSIYLAEMVKKRAIEIAFVRLPLEHQDLTYHPLINEPFIFVSKNELETISLEEVSRMPLIIPSTEGLGIYNTILEAFARQKLQLTKIAECSDMHVLMELVRAGMGVTIVPKSVFDVYGGKTLYGAPITNGNMNSSLGVIWLEHHFVSTPAKNFVKLVGEYYKHLSQ
- a CDS encoding DUF4177 domain-containing protein; this translates as MYEYKFVKVKLSRWNNAPKENYHEIIASHAKDGWRFVQLFAPVTSGNGYSSFFEIIFEKSLNN
- a CDS encoding Lrp/AsnC family transcriptional regulator — encoded protein: MLDKTDIHILDELSKNSRITMKELGEKVHLTGPATSARVAKLEDSGVIEGYTIKVNQVKLGFYIHAFLTIITQSTNHQLYLSFIKTQEQYLVRNYKISGDGCYLLECKFPSNELMNNFLEGLNEHANYKLSIVINK
- a CDS encoding chemotaxis protein CheW translates to MSEILQDEDTQAGMYLTFMLGNENFGLDIKYVREIIGIQKITEIPEVPDYIRGILNLRGKIIPVTDVRLRFKKEFKEYNDQTCIIVIEVQDYSVGLIVDSVSEVLTIEPENIVTPPDFSHDPNKYVNAIGKVGTEATLLLNCEMLLNKDAIDDIVH